The Streptomyces sp. NBC_01276 genome contains the following window.
GCGCCCTGCTGCGCGATCCCGCCCGGGTGGCCCGCTGCGTCCCCGGGCTCCAGCAGGACGCCGACACGGCGGCCGGGCCGCTCGCGGGGCGGCTCAGAGTACGGGTCGGCGGGAGCACGGTGACCTACCGGGGGGCGCTGTCCCTCACCGAGCCGGAGCCCGGCCGCTTCGCCGCCGGGGGCGAGGGCGCCGAGGTGCGCGGGAACGGCACCGTCAAGCTCGCCCTCGGGCTGCGGCTGATCCCGCACGAGGGCGGTACCCGGCTGGAGTTCACCGCGGAGGCGACCGTCGACGGACGCGCCGCCGCCTTCGAACCCGAGGCCACCGTCACCGCCGCCCGCAGGCTGCTCGACCGGCTCGCCGGGAACCTCGCCGCGGCCGCCGGACCCGAACGCGACGCCCGGCCGCAGCCGCAGGACCCGGTGGCGGAGGCGGAAGAGGCGGCGGAGGCGAACGGAGTGGACGAGGGCGCGGGGGACGGTGAGGAAGGGGAGGCCGGGCCCGGGGTCAGCGCGTCCGTGTTCGAGACCGAGGTGCCGCCCCCTTCCCTGGACCCCTTCGCGGAAGCCGACTTCACCGAGGCGGCCGGAGCCGCCGGGGCGCCCGAGCCCGCCGGCGCCGCCTCGGGTGCTTCGGGCGGCGCCGCCCGCCCCCCGGCCGAGGCGGCCCACGCCCGCCGCACGATGATCGGCCGCAGCGCCGAGGAGGTCGATCACGCGCCCCCGCGCGGCCGTTACGCCCCCGTACCCGCCCCCTCCACCGTCGGCGCGGGAGCCGGCATGCGCTGGATCGCACCTGCGGCGGCCCTGGCCCTGGCCTCGGCCGTCGTCGTCGGAAGGGTATTGCGCCGCCGCCGCTGACGGGCCGTAAGGTCGCCGTATGAGTACGCGACTGAGCGCCGGCGGCGCCGACATCACCATCGACCGGGAGAACGGCTGCCGGATCAGCAGTCTGCGCATCGACGGCACCGAGCTGCTGCGCCAGGGCCCGCACTTCGGGTCCTTCCCCATGGTCCCCTGGTGCGGCCGGACGGCGGACGGGCGGTTCCACGACGGGGCGACCGTCCACCGGCTGCCCCTGAACCACCCCCCGCACGCCATCCACGGCTTCGGCCGCGACGCCTCCTGGAAGCCCGCCGGGGTGAGCGCGACCCGGGCCGCCTTCGTCTACGACCTCACGGACCCGTGGCCGTACGCGGGCCGGGTGACCCAGATCTTCGAGCTCACCGAGGACGCGCTGACGCTCACCATGGGCGTGGAGACGTACGAGGACTCCTTCCCGGCGCAGGCGGGCTGGCACCCCTGGTTCCACCGCGTCCTGACGCCCGGCGGGCCCGAGGCGCAGATCGCCTTCGACCCGGCCTGGCAGGAGGAGCGCGGCGAGGACCACATCCCGACCGGCCGCCGCACCGCCCCGAAGCCGGGCCCCTGGGACGACTGCTTCGGCATGCCCGAGGGGGTCGACGTCACCCTCACCTGGCCCGGTCAGCTGGAGCTGAGGGTCACCAGCCGGGCCGAATGGGTGGTGGTCTACGACGAGCAGCCCGAGGCCATCTGCGTCGAGCCCCAGTCCGGACCGCCGAACGGCCTGAACACCCTCCCGCAGCTGGTCACCCCCGTCGACCCGCTGGAGATCTCCAGCACCTGGACCTGGCGGCGGCTCCCGTAGGGCGCAATTAAGCTCGGGGGCATGACTGACGTACGCGATGCGCTTCTGCAGCAGATCAAGGACAAGGCCGTCGTGCACGGCAAGGTGACCCTCTCCTCCGGCAAGGAGGCCGACTACTACATCGACCTCCGCCGGATCACCCTCGACGGCGAGGCGGCCCCGATGGTCGGGCAGGTCATGCTCGACCTCACCGCCGACCTCGACTTCGACTGCGTCGGCGGCCTGACCCTGGGCGCCGACCCGGTGGCCACCTCGATGCTCCACGCCTCCGCCGCCCGCGGCGCGCGCCTCGACGCCTTCGTCGTCCGCAAGGCGCAGAAGGCCCACGGCATGCAGCGCCGCATCGAGGGCACCGAGGTGAAGGGCAAGCGCTGCCTGGTCGTCGAGGACACCTCGACCACCGGCGGCTCCCCGCTGACCGCCGTCGAGGCGGTCCGCGAGGCCGGCGGCGAGGTCGTCGCCGTCGCGACGATCGTGGACCGGGGCGCGGCCGACGCCATCGCCGCGGCCGGGCTGCCGTACCTGACCGGCTACCGGCTGGGTGACCTGGGTCTTTCCTGACCCCGGTCCGGCTCGGGTCCCGATCGTGGGGACGGTGCGCGACGACTCGTGACGAAGGTCCCGAGGTTGCCGCCGAGCCGGTTCTGACCTGCCCTTTTCGGAGCGGGCGGAGTGTTTCACGTGAAACACTCCGCCCGCTTCGCACTCCGTCGGGTGGTGAGGGGGGTGGAGTGTCGCGCCGAGTCTGGAAAGATAGGCGCGACGATGACGTCGCCCCCAGGTCAGGGCCCGCAATCAGCACCCTTCCCCGCACAACCAAGGAGCGGACAGATGCCCATCGCAACCCCCGAGATCTACAACGAGATGCTCGACCGGGCGAAGGCAGGCAAGTTCGCCTACCCGGCCATCAACGTGACCTCGACCCAGACCCTGCACGCTGCTCTGCGCGGCTTCGCGGAGGCCGAGAGCGACGGCATCATCCAGATCTCCACCGGCGGTGCCGAGTTCCTGGGTGGCCAGTACAACAAGGACATGGTCACCGGCGCCGTCGCCCTGGCCGAGTTCGCGCACGTCGTCGCCGCCAAGTACGACGTCACGGTCGCGCTGCACACCGACCACTGCCCCAAGGACAAGCTGGACGGCTACGTACGTCCGCTCCTGGAGGTCTCCGCCGAGCGCGTGGCCCGTGGTCTGAACCCGCTCTTCCAGTCGCACATGTGGGACGGCTCCGCCGAGACCCTGTCCGACAACCTGGCCATCGCCCAGGAGCTGCTCGCCAAGGCCGCCGCCGCGAAGATCATCCTTGAGGTCGAGATCACCCCGACCGGTGGCGAGGAGGACGGCGTCAGCCACGAGATCAACGACGAGCTGTACACCACCGTCGAGGACGCGCTGCGCACCGCCGAGGCCCTGGGCCTGGGCGAGAAGGGCCGCTACCTGCTGGCCGCCTCCTTCGGCAACGTGCACGGCGTCTACAAGCCGGGCAACGTCGTCCTGCGCCCCGAGCTCCTCAAGGACCTCCAGGCCGGCGTCGGCGAGAAGTACGGCAAGGCCTCGCCGTTCGACTTCGTCTTCCACGGCGGCTCGGGCTCCACGGCCGAGGAGATCGCCACCGCGCTGGAGAACGGCGTCGTGAAGATGAACCTGGACACCGACACCCAGTACGCCTTCACCCGCCCCGTCGCGGACCACATGTTCCGCAACTACGACGGTGTCCTGAAGGTCGACGGCGAGGTCGGCACGAAGTCCACCTACGACCCGCGCACCTGGGGCAAGCTGGCCGAGGCCGGCATGGCCAAGCGCGTCGCCGAGGCCTGTGCCAACCTGCGCTCCGCCGGTACCAAGCTGAAGTAGGCAGTCAGCACCGAGGACCCGAAGGGGGTCCGCCGGTCCGCAACGGACCGGCGGACCCCCTTTGTCATGGGGCTTTGTCATGGGGCCGGAATCCCCACCTCCGCCCTGTTCCGCTGCCCTTTCGGGCAGGCTGTGGCGGCGGATTCCGGGCAATCTGACGGAGGGGGACCCCTCCGGTGGACGTGTGGCCACGCGATGGTGTGGAATCTAGACACAAAAACGTACCCGTGAGGATGTAAAGCCGGCGGGCCAGGAGAAGGCGACGCCAGACATGAGGACAGAGCGACCCCAGGTGAAGCAGGACCGGGCGGTGCGCACGCGTCGGGCGATCCTGGAAGCGGCGGCCGAGGTCTTCGAGGAGCGCGGCTACGACACGGCCAAGCTCTCGGACATCGTCAACATCGCGAAGGTCACCAAGGGCGCCCTCTACTTCCACTTCGACTCCAAGGAAGCCCTGGCCCAGGCCGTCATCGACGCCCAGAACGAGACGCAGCCGCCGGTGGTCCCGCAGCCGTACAAGGCGCAGGAGTTCGTGGACATCGGCATGGTCTTCTCGCACCGGCTGCGGCACGAGACGCTGATCCGGGCGAGCGCCCGGCTCTCGCTGGAGCACGTCGGCGCACAGCTCGACCGGGCGGCTCCCTACCAGGCCTGGATCGACCAGCACGTGGCCCTGCTGGAAGAGGCGAAGGAGCGGGGCGAGCTGCTCCCCAACGTGGACACGGTGGTGCCGTCGCGGCTGATCGTGGGCGCGTACGCGGGGCTCAACACCATGTCCCAGATGCTGCGCCTGGACCTGGACGCGCAGGTGTCGGAGCTGTACACCCACGTGATGCCGAACGTGGTGGTGCCGGCCGTGGCGATCCGGCTGGACACCCGGCCGGGGCGGGGTGCGCGGGCCCTGTTCGGTCCGGAAGGCCTCCACGCGTGCGGGATGGGTTGCGCGGGCGGGGTGGAACCGGGTGAGGTGGACCCGGACGAGACGGAGCCGGGCCAGGTGGACCCGGGCGACGAGACCTCCGGCGAGGAGACCTCCGGCTGACACTGCCTCCGGCTGACACGGCGTTCGGGGCGGGCCCCCCTTCCCCAGAAGATCCTTCCGGGTATTATTTTTTTGCTGCCTGCCCAGGGAGGACAACGTGGACATCGAGGTGCTCGGCCCTCCTCGGGTCACCGAGAACGGTGTGCCCATCACGGCCCCCACGCCGGAGTCCCGGCACGTCCTCGCGGTCCTCGCGGCCTGTCCCGACCGGGTCGTGCCCGTCTCCGTACTCGCCGACGAACTCGCCGCCCGCGTCCCGCCCGAGCACGCCCGGGCCGTCCTGCGCGCCGCCGTACGCCGCCTCCGCGAGCGGATCGCCGAGGCGCTGGGCCCCTCTTCGGTACGGACTCCCGAATCGGTGCTCTCCACACGTCCCGGCGGGTATCTTCTCGACACCGGCGGCGGCCGCTGTGACGTGCGGGAGTTCGAGCGCGAGGCCGGGGCCGGCTACCGGGCGATGGGACGCGGTGATTCCGCCCAGGCCGCCGCCCGGCTCCGGCGGGCCCTCGACCTGTGGACCGGCCCCGCCCTGGACGGGATCGCGGCCGGCACCTGGCTCGGCGGGCGCATCGCCGTGCTCGACGCCGACCGGCTCTCCGTACTCGGCCAGTGGGTCGAAGCGGAACTCGCGCTCGGCCGCCACCGCGAACTGCGCCTGGCCCTGGCCGGTCTGCGCGGCGCCGGCGCGGGGCGCCCCGGCGACGCCTACCTGGCCGCCCTGCGCCGGGCCGAGGAGCGCGCCCTGGCCCCGCGCCCCGCGCCGACCGGCCTGACCCTGGCCCCGCTCCCGGCCCTGGCCTGCGCCACCCGGCCGTGACCCGCGGCCCTGACCTGCAGCTCTGACGCCCGGCCCTGACCTGCAGCTCTGACGCCCCGGCCCGTTCGCGGGTCCGGCCGACGGCCGGTCCGGTGCCCCCGCGCGCCTTGCTTGACCCCTCGCCGCACGGAACCTAGGTTCGGGAGCCGGGCAGAAAACAGCTGGTCGGACGGGGGATGGCGGGATGCCGGGGGATGAATCGGGTGCACTGTCCGTACTGGAACTGCTGGCGGAGGACGCCCCCCAGGGCCGGTACGACGCCCTGCTCGCCGAAGCCCACGCCACGGGCGCCGACGAGGAGGCCCTCGCGGAACTCGCCCGCGCCGTGGAACTGGCCCGCGCGGTCCGGGCCGGCACCATCCGCCGCGAACAGCGCGAAGCCGCCCTCACCGCCCTCGTGGACACCGCGCACGACCTCACCTCCCCGTACGACATCGACGGCCTGCTCCGTCTGATCACCCGCCGCGCCCGGCGCCTCCTCGGCTTCGACATGGCCTGGCTCTCGCTCAGCCGCCCGGACGGGTCCGCGTACGTGCGCACCTCCGAGGGCGAGACCACCGCCCTCAACGTCGGCCTCGAACTGGGCACCGGCCGGGGCCTCGGCAGCATCGCCCAGGCCCGCCGCTCCCCGGTGTGGACCGCCGACTACCTCGCCGACCCGGCCATCGCGCACGCCCCCGGCATCGACGCCGTCGTGGAGGCGGAGGGCCTGCATGCGATCATCGCCGTCCCGCTGCGGCGGGGGGACTCCAGCCTCGGCGCCCTCTACGGCTCCGACCGCGCGGTACGGCATTTCACCCCGGACGAGATCGGCATCATGCTCTCCCTCGCCGACCTGGCCGCCGTCGCCATCGAGAAGGCCCGCCTGCTGGAGCAGACCCGGGACGAGGTCACCGAGCTGGAGGCCTTCGGCTCGCGCACCAACACCGCCCTCACCCGGGTCCGTTACCTGTGGGAGTGCCACGCCCGGCTGGCCGGCCTGGTGCTCGACGGGGCCGGACTGCCCACCCTCGCCCGTGCCACTGCCGACGCGCTGGACGGCGTGCTCCAGGTGCGCGACCCGGGCGGCCGGCCGCTGACCGCCACCGGTGAACTGCCCGGTCTGGACGAGGAGGCGGTGGCCAAGGCGGCCCTCCAGGCGCTGACCGACCGGCGGCCGGTCCGGCTGCCCGGCGACCTGTGGCTGGCCCCCGTGCTCGCCGGCGCGGAGGACCTCGGGGTGCTGCTGCTGAGCGCGTCGGCGCCGCTGGCCGACGAGGACGTCCGGCTGCTCCAGCTCGCCGCGCAGTCCGTGGCCTCCCTCATGCTGATCCAGCGCGGCACCGCCGCCGCCGAAGGGCCCGTGCACGACGAACTCCTCGCCGACCTGCTGGAGCGGCCGCACTCCGTCGACCTGCACCTGCTGGAGCGCACCCGCCGGCTCGGCATCGACCTCGACGGCCCGCACGTGGTGGTCGTCGCCCGGCCCGAGGGCGGCGAACTGGGCAAGGCCGTCGCCTGGGCGTCCTCGTACGCGTACCGGGCGGGCGGCCTCAAGGGCGTCCGCCGCGGCTGCATCGTCCTGGTGCTGCCCGGTACCGACGCCTCCGCCGCCGCGCACCGGGTCTCCGGCGAACTCTCGCCGCTCCTCGGCCACGCCGTGTCCACGGGCGCCGCGGGACCCACCGCCGCCGCGGGGCAGGTGGCCCGCGCGTACGCCGAGGCCGTGCGCTGCCTGGACGCGCTGACCGCCCTGGACGGGGTCGGCGGCACGGCCTCCCTGCGCGAACTCGGCTTCCTCGGGCTGCTGTTGTCCGCCGACCACGACGTGGAGTCGTTCATCGCCGCGACCATCGGCCCCGTCCTGGAGTACGACACCGACCGGCTGACGCACCTGACCCGCACCCTGGAGGCCTACTTCGCCTCCGGGGCCAGCCCCACCCACGCCGCCGAGACCCTGCACGTGCACCCCAACACGGTCTCCCGCCGCCTGGAGCGCATCGCCGAACTGCTCGGCCCGCACTGGCAGAAGCCCGCGCAGGCCCTCGAAATCCAGCTGGCGCTGCGGCTGCGCAAGGCCCGTACGGTCCTCCACGACCGCCGGACCGCCGCGCACGAGGCCGAAGCGGAGGGGTAGGACGGGAAGCCCTTACGGTGCGGGCGGTCGTACGGTGCGGCCGCCGGGCGGCCGGGCGGCCGGGCGGTCGCGTCCGCCTACGCCGTCAGGGCGCGGGCGGCGTGCGCGATCGAGGCCAGCGTGACGTG
Protein-coding sequences here:
- a CDS encoding SRPBCC family protein, whose amino-acid sequence is MEHQVFVPVPADDLRALLRDPARVARCVPGLQQDADTAAGPLAGRLRVRVGGSTVTYRGALSLTEPEPGRFAAGGEGAEVRGNGTVKLALGLRLIPHEGGTRLEFTAEATVDGRAAAFEPEATVTAARRLLDRLAGNLAAAAGPERDARPQPQDPVAEAEEAAEANGVDEGAGDGEEGEAGPGVSASVFETEVPPPSLDPFAEADFTEAAGAAGAPEPAGAASGASGGAARPPAEAAHARRTMIGRSAEEVDHAPPRGRYAPVPAPSTVGAGAGMRWIAPAAALALASAVVVGRVLRRRR
- a CDS encoding aldose 1-epimerase, producing the protein MSTRLSAGGADITIDRENGCRISSLRIDGTELLRQGPHFGSFPMVPWCGRTADGRFHDGATVHRLPLNHPPHAIHGFGRDASWKPAGVSATRAAFVYDLTDPWPYAGRVTQIFELTEDALTLTMGVETYEDSFPAQAGWHPWFHRVLTPGGPEAQIAFDPAWQEERGEDHIPTGRRTAPKPGPWDDCFGMPEGVDVTLTWPGQLELRVTSRAEWVVVYDEQPEAICVEPQSGPPNGLNTLPQLVTPVDPLEISSTWTWRRLP
- the pyrE gene encoding orotate phosphoribosyltransferase; the protein is MTDVRDALLQQIKDKAVVHGKVTLSSGKEADYYIDLRRITLDGEAAPMVGQVMLDLTADLDFDCVGGLTLGADPVATSMLHASAARGARLDAFVVRKAQKAHGMQRRIEGTEVKGKRCLVVEDTSTTGGSPLTAVEAVREAGGEVVAVATIVDRGAADAIAAAGLPYLTGYRLGDLGLS
- the fbaA gene encoding class II fructose-bisphosphate aldolase, translated to MPIATPEIYNEMLDRAKAGKFAYPAINVTSTQTLHAALRGFAEAESDGIIQISTGGAEFLGGQYNKDMVTGAVALAEFAHVVAAKYDVTVALHTDHCPKDKLDGYVRPLLEVSAERVARGLNPLFQSHMWDGSAETLSDNLAIAQELLAKAAAAKIILEVEITPTGGEEDGVSHEINDELYTTVEDALRTAEALGLGEKGRYLLAASFGNVHGVYKPGNVVLRPELLKDLQAGVGEKYGKASPFDFVFHGGSGSTAEEIATALENGVVKMNLDTDTQYAFTRPVADHMFRNYDGVLKVDGEVGTKSTYDPRTWGKLAEAGMAKRVAEACANLRSAGTKLK
- a CDS encoding ScbR family autoregulator-binding transcription factor, which translates into the protein MRTERPQVKQDRAVRTRRAILEAAAEVFEERGYDTAKLSDIVNIAKVTKGALYFHFDSKEALAQAVIDAQNETQPPVVPQPYKAQEFVDIGMVFSHRLRHETLIRASARLSLEHVGAQLDRAAPYQAWIDQHVALLEEAKERGELLPNVDTVVPSRLIVGAYAGLNTMSQMLRLDLDAQVSELYTHVMPNVVVPAVAIRLDTRPGRGARALFGPEGLHACGMGCAGGVEPGEVDPDETEPGQVDPGDETSGEETSG
- a CDS encoding BTAD domain-containing putative transcriptional regulator; this translates as MDIEVLGPPRVTENGVPITAPTPESRHVLAVLAACPDRVVPVSVLADELAARVPPEHARAVLRAAVRRLRERIAEALGPSSVRTPESVLSTRPGGYLLDTGGGRCDVREFEREAGAGYRAMGRGDSAQAAARLRRALDLWTGPALDGIAAGTWLGGRIAVLDADRLSVLGQWVEAELALGRHRELRLALAGLRGAGAGRPGDAYLAALRRAEERALAPRPAPTGLTLAPLPALACATRP
- a CDS encoding helix-turn-helix domain-containing protein; amino-acid sequence: MPGDESGALSVLELLAEDAPQGRYDALLAEAHATGADEEALAELARAVELARAVRAGTIRREQREAALTALVDTAHDLTSPYDIDGLLRLITRRARRLLGFDMAWLSLSRPDGSAYVRTSEGETTALNVGLELGTGRGLGSIAQARRSPVWTADYLADPAIAHAPGIDAVVEAEGLHAIIAVPLRRGDSSLGALYGSDRAVRHFTPDEIGIMLSLADLAAVAIEKARLLEQTRDEVTELEAFGSRTNTALTRVRYLWECHARLAGLVLDGAGLPTLARATADALDGVLQVRDPGGRPLTATGELPGLDEEAVAKAALQALTDRRPVRLPGDLWLAPVLAGAEDLGVLLLSASAPLADEDVRLLQLAAQSVASLMLIQRGTAAAEGPVHDELLADLLERPHSVDLHLLERTRRLGIDLDGPHVVVVARPEGGELGKAVAWASSYAYRAGGLKGVRRGCIVLVLPGTDASAAAHRVSGELSPLLGHAVSTGAAGPTAAAGQVARAYAEAVRCLDALTALDGVGGTASLRELGFLGLLLSADHDVESFIAATIGPVLEYDTDRLTHLTRTLEAYFASGASPTHAAETLHVHPNTVSRRLERIAELLGPHWQKPAQALEIQLALRLRKARTVLHDRRTAAHEAEAEG